The following proteins come from a genomic window of Streptomyces sp. GS7:
- a CDS encoding APC family permease, protein MASVDEITPMTTRTSTLRRDVGLIGLMWASVGSIIGSGWLYGAQKAVVVAGPAAMISWGIGAVAIVLLALVHAELGGLFPVAGGTARYPHYAFGGLAGMSFGWFSWLQAATVAPIEVEAMIGYAGHWSWAKSLQHANGTLSATGFIVAVVLMAIFVAVNFLGVKVLTHTNSAATWWKIAVPLGAIFVIAATNFHPHNFTSHGFAPFGAKGVLSAISTSGIIFALLGFEQAIQLAGESRNPKRDLPRATIGSVVIGAVIYTALQVVYIGALPLASIAHGWAKLNYVGIEGPWAGLATVVGLGWLGWVLYADAIISPGGTGLIYTTSTSRISYGLSKNGYAPRLFEKTDARGVPWFGLIISFVTGVICFLPFPSWQQLVSFITSASVLMYAGAPLAFGVFRQRLANHERPYRLPGGNVLSPLSFVVASLIIYWAGWDTLQRLGWAIIIGYVLLGGYALYATKKRLPNAPRLDWKAAQWLPVYLIGMGVISWQGGFGGKSHIPLWWDMAIVTVFSVGIYYWARATAVPAEAIEQNIEEVAVVDEGGH, encoded by the coding sequence ATGGCAAGCGTTGACGAGATCACGCCCATGACGACACGCACATCGACACTCCGGAGGGACGTAGGACTGATCGGCCTGATGTGGGCCTCGGTCGGCTCCATCATCGGATCCGGATGGCTGTACGGCGCCCAGAAGGCCGTCGTGGTGGCAGGTCCGGCCGCGATGATCTCCTGGGGCATCGGCGCGGTCGCGATCGTGCTCCTGGCACTGGTGCATGCCGAGCTCGGTGGCCTCTTCCCGGTGGCCGGTGGCACGGCCCGCTATCCGCACTACGCCTTCGGTGGCCTTGCGGGTATGTCCTTCGGCTGGTTCTCCTGGCTGCAGGCGGCGACGGTGGCGCCGATCGAGGTCGAGGCCATGATCGGCTATGCCGGACACTGGTCCTGGGCCAAGTCGCTGCAGCACGCGAACGGCACTCTCTCCGCAACCGGCTTCATCGTCGCGGTCGTCCTGATGGCGATCTTCGTGGCGGTGAACTTCCTGGGCGTGAAGGTGCTCACACACACCAACAGCGCCGCCACGTGGTGGAAGATCGCCGTACCCCTCGGGGCGATCTTCGTCATCGCGGCGACCAACTTCCACCCGCACAACTTCACCTCGCACGGTTTCGCTCCGTTCGGTGCCAAGGGTGTGCTGAGTGCCATCAGCACCAGCGGCATCATCTTCGCGCTGCTCGGGTTCGAGCAGGCGATCCAGCTGGCGGGCGAGAGCCGTAACCCCAAGCGGGACCTGCCGCGTGCCACGATCGGCTCGGTCGTGATCGGCGCGGTGATCTACACCGCGCTCCAGGTCGTCTACATCGGCGCCCTGCCGCTGGCCTCCATCGCCCACGGCTGGGCCAAGCTCAACTACGTCGGCATCGAGGGCCCTTGGGCCGGTCTTGCCACGGTGGTCGGTCTGGGCTGGCTGGGCTGGGTCCTGTACGCGGACGCCATCATCTCCCCCGGTGGTACCGGTCTGATCTACACCACCTCCACCTCGCGTATCTCCTACGGCCTGAGCAAGAACGGCTACGCGCCGAGGCTGTTCGAGAAGACCGATGCCCGCGGTGTGCCGTGGTTCGGCCTGATCATCTCCTTCGTGACCGGCGTGATCTGCTTCCTGCCCTTCCCCAGCTGGCAGCAGCTCGTCTCCTTCATCACCTCCGCCAGCGTCCTGATGTACGCCGGCGCGCCGCTGGCCTTCGGCGTCTTCCGTCAGCGGCTGGCCAACCACGAACGTCCCTACCGCCTGCCCGGCGGCAACGTCCTGTCCCCGCTGTCCTTCGTCGTGGCGAGCCTGATCATCTACTGGGCCGGCTGGGACACCCTGCAGCGACTGGGCTGGGCGATCATCATCGGCTACGTCCTGCTCGGCGGCTACGCCCTGTACGCGACGAAGAAGCGGCTGCCGAACGCTCCCCGACTGGACTGGAAGGCCGCGCAGTGGCTCCCGGTCTACCTGATCGGCATGGGCGTCATCTCCTGGCAGGGCGGCTTCGGCGGCAAGAGCCACATCCCGCTGTGGTGGGACATGGCGATCGTCACGGTGTTCTCCGTCGGCATCTACTACTGGGCCCGGGCCACCGCCGTCCCGGCCGAGGCGATCGAGCAGAACATCGAGGAGGTCGCCGTCGTGGACGAGGGCGGTCACTGA
- a CDS encoding cyclase family protein, whose amino-acid sequence MTSNPSDAPTPPPPGAGNGPAVSRAEFDALFATVRAWGRWTPADRGAWNRVTPDHVRRAAALVRSGTVVPMARPWNTAAGPDNGKPALHFMSDLGDTETAEPATHKDFIAVDYHGKAVSHLDALCHVAYRGQLHDGRPARELVDSRGARFGAVSALGPLVARGVLLDLPTVSGSGWLEPGRAVHAADVVAAESALGVTIGEGDAVLLRTGSVRRRRERGAWNPDAASAGFHVDAMPLLAGRGIALLGGDGDSDVRPSPVDGLHSPVHALAIVAMGVPLLDNLDLEALSAACADTGRYAFLLVVAPLNIPGGTGSPVNPVAVL is encoded by the coding sequence ATGACCAGCAACCCCAGCGACGCCCCCACTCCCCCGCCACCCGGCGCCGGCAACGGGCCCGCCGTCTCCCGCGCGGAGTTCGACGCGCTCTTCGCCACGGTCCGCGCGTGGGGCCGCTGGACGCCCGCCGACCGCGGCGCCTGGAATCGGGTCACCCCGGACCACGTGCGGCGGGCCGCCGCTCTGGTCCGGTCCGGGACGGTCGTCCCGATGGCGCGCCCGTGGAACACCGCAGCCGGCCCGGACAACGGCAAGCCCGCGCTGCACTTCATGTCCGACCTCGGCGATACCGAGACGGCCGAACCCGCCACGCACAAGGACTTCATCGCCGTCGACTACCACGGCAAGGCCGTCAGCCACCTGGACGCGCTGTGCCACGTCGCCTACCGCGGGCAGCTCCACGACGGCCGCCCCGCGCGCGAGCTGGTCGACTCCCGAGGTGCCCGATTCGGTGCCGTGTCCGCGCTCGGCCCCCTGGTGGCCCGGGGCGTGCTCCTCGATCTGCCCACCGTTTCGGGGAGCGGGTGGCTGGAGCCCGGACGCGCCGTACACGCCGCGGACGTGGTCGCGGCGGAGAGCGCACTCGGCGTCACGATCGGCGAGGGCGACGCGGTACTGCTGCGGACCGGCAGCGTCCGCCGCCGCCGGGAACGGGGCGCCTGGAACCCCGACGCCGCGAGCGCGGGCTTCCATGTGGACGCCATGCCCCTGCTGGCCGGGCGCGGTATCGCGCTGCTCGGCGGCGACGGCGACAGCGACGTACGGCCCTCGCCGGTCGACGGTCTGCACTCTCCGGTCCACGCACTGGCGATCGTCGCGATGGGGGTACCGCTCCTGGACAACCTCGACCTCGAAGCGCTCTCCGCCGCCTGCGCCGACACCGGCCGCTACGCGTTCCTGCTCGTCGTGGCTCCGCTGAACATCCCCGGCGGCACCGGCTCACCCGTCAATCCGGTCGCGGTGCTGTGA
- a CDS encoding FUSC family protein: MAGLRTVAAIVLTLVVLALLHTSVTLMVAGAMAAMAATFAIREKEVRGQAITVALGLPVALAAMTLAALLHNQIIAGDLFFIALIFGAVYARRFGDRGMALGLIGFQVYFVSLFVHATLPTLPELYLTLGVAFACSAVVRFAVVPETPERTLRRLREAFRARLAQLVATHIELVDAGPKQLDGVLDDLRRHTSRLHEAALMIQGRLEEGTRDAAVAGLLQRRVADAEIAAERLGVMLLNARSAERTDTLTLHLPDAPVPAMTNRVQAEGDAVGTLRRDLEALHLLVARRAPDDRGTALAHVRNRLLGYRDEDNLPPGTPAVQDAFRGLGEAARAVLGLRLALDGPQDESDDSPATTRSREEFDAEDLAIVGAEERTEGEDERTGLQRPTTRAACQVAVGSALAIVGGEFLSTQRWYWAVLTCWVVFLNTASTGEILVKGYRRLLGTVLGVIAGVGLAGLVGNHTWTAFVLVLLCVFGMFFTAPLSYALMSFFVTAMLGLLYTLLNTYSFATLVLRIEETALGAACGIIAAVLVLPVHTDRRTDEHLGTVLVRLREVVSAAVEQLSGGPAVDLLSRARDLDAALDDLRGSTQPLMHPITPLRVRRQTARYLVALLDTCAYHARSLAATAELVPFSKTVAADPRLDRAGLRIARNIDLIVARVADEHAEGEVESGASIASMLEADDSPVLRSGTVTFRVLRHLQRLDEGVVGIARSLDVPVSGRSGSKNG, translated from the coding sequence ATGGCCGGGCTGCGCACCGTGGCGGCGATCGTGCTCACTCTCGTCGTGCTGGCACTGCTCCACACCAGCGTCACGTTGATGGTCGCGGGCGCCATGGCCGCCATGGCCGCGACGTTCGCCATCAGGGAGAAGGAGGTACGCGGCCAGGCGATCACGGTCGCGCTCGGTCTGCCCGTCGCGCTGGCCGCCATGACGCTGGCGGCGCTGCTCCACAACCAGATCATCGCCGGCGACCTGTTCTTCATCGCGCTGATCTTCGGGGCCGTCTACGCCCGCCGCTTCGGTGACCGCGGCATGGCCCTGGGGCTGATCGGCTTCCAGGTCTACTTCGTCTCGCTGTTCGTCCATGCCACCCTGCCGACCCTGCCGGAGCTGTATCTGACGCTGGGCGTCGCGTTCGCCTGCAGTGCGGTCGTGCGCTTCGCGGTCGTTCCCGAAACTCCGGAACGCACCCTGCGCCGGCTGCGCGAGGCTTTCCGGGCACGCCTGGCTCAACTGGTGGCCACCCACATCGAGCTGGTTGACGCCGGTCCCAAGCAGCTGGACGGCGTCCTGGACGACCTGCGGCGGCACACCTCCCGGCTGCACGAGGCGGCGCTGATGATTCAGGGCCGCCTGGAGGAGGGAACCCGTGACGCCGCCGTCGCGGGACTGCTGCAGCGACGGGTCGCGGATGCCGAGATCGCGGCCGAACGGCTGGGGGTGATGCTGCTCAACGCGCGCAGCGCGGAGCGCACGGACACGCTCACCCTGCACCTGCCCGATGCCCCGGTGCCGGCCATGACGAACCGTGTGCAGGCCGAGGGCGACGCCGTCGGCACGCTGCGCCGGGACCTCGAAGCGCTGCATCTGCTGGTCGCACGGCGGGCGCCCGACGACCGCGGCACGGCGCTGGCTCATGTGCGGAACAGGTTGCTGGGCTACCGCGACGAGGACAACCTGCCGCCCGGCACACCGGCCGTCCAGGACGCCTTCCGCGGTCTGGGTGAGGCCGCGCGTGCCGTACTGGGCCTGCGGCTGGCGCTGGACGGGCCGCAGGACGAGTCCGACGACTCTCCGGCCACCACGCGCTCGCGTGAGGAGTTCGATGCCGAGGACCTCGCGATCGTCGGGGCCGAGGAGCGCACGGAGGGCGAGGACGAGCGCACCGGGCTCCAGCGGCCCACCACCCGGGCCGCGTGCCAGGTCGCGGTGGGCTCCGCGCTGGCCATCGTCGGCGGTGAGTTCCTGTCCACCCAACGCTGGTACTGGGCGGTGCTGACCTGCTGGGTGGTGTTCCTCAACACCGCCTCGACGGGCGAGATCCTGGTCAAGGGCTATCGCCGGCTGCTGGGCACGGTGCTCGGCGTGATCGCCGGTGTCGGCCTTGCCGGTCTGGTCGGCAACCACACCTGGACCGCGTTCGTCCTCGTGCTGCTCTGCGTCTTCGGGATGTTCTTCACCGCCCCGTTGTCGTACGCGCTGATGTCCTTCTTCGTCACGGCGATGCTCGGTCTGCTCTACACGCTCCTCAACACGTACAGCTTCGCCACCCTGGTGCTGCGTATCGAGGAGACGGCGCTGGGCGCCGCGTGCGGGATCATCGCCGCCGTCCTGGTGCTGCCGGTGCACACGGACCGCCGTACGGACGAGCATCTGGGCACGGTCCTGGTCCGGTTGCGCGAGGTGGTGTCCGCGGCGGTGGAGCAGCTCAGCGGCGGGCCCGCCGTGGACCTGCTGAGCCGGGCGCGCGATCTGGACGCCGCCCTGGACGATCTGCGGGGCTCCACCCAGCCGTTGATGCATCCCATCACTCCGCTGCGGGTGCGCCGGCAGACCGCGCGCTATCTGGTGGCGCTCCTGGACACCTGCGCGTATCACGCGCGCTCCCTGGCTGCGACGGCCGAACTCGTGCCGTTCAGCAAGACCGTCGCGGCCGATCCGCGGCTCGACCGCGCCGGCCTGCGCATCGCGCGCAACATCGATCTCATCGTCGCGCGGGTGGCGGACGAGCACGCCGAGGGCGAGGTCGAATCCGGGGCCAGCATCGCGTCGATGCTGGAAGCGGACGACTCCCCGGTACTGCGGTCGGGCACCGTCACCTTCCGCGTGCTGCGGCATCTCCAGCGCCTCGACGAGGGCGTGGTGGGCATCGCCCGCTCCCTCGACGTACCGGTGTCGGGGCGCAGCGGGAGCAAGAACGGCTGA
- a CDS encoding SpoIIE family protein phosphatase, translating into MGLVGVDIGPARARDQFLRGESVEGAVRGPILDSWQRSLSLGLAPDGCELPYRRDIDRDGRLVHAAGPVLDRLEALFAGRNMNVSLADGHGAVLQRRFGETSQVRRLAAIQSVPGFVFAERFGGTNGIGLALAERQLVNVYGAEHFAERSQSNACSAIPVRDLLSGRIEGILCFGYPLTDVDAALNTVIRRAAGAIERRLLEQSSSRERALLEAYLDTRRRTPAGDGRLGELAESGLDWRDQMILKERAADLISLAQRAAIEVPLPSGRRVTLLSRPVTSESGVEGIVIEAVFPARDQRLAVPAAAGPSVSPLAGQVLDPGVPPLRHPPETVPGRAATTARAPGAAEPAADRSTSGLVLVGEPGVGTYAVAARRRLELLSEASTRIGTTLDVSRTAEELAEMAVPRLADFVTIDLPGAVLRGEEPADPRTGLHRTVVHGYREDCPFYPAGEPVDLRPSTPQLRCLAAGEPVLEPDLRTAAGWIAQDPAHAQDLLDHNVHSLIAVPLVARGIALGVASFYRSRDPAPFGDDDRALAQELATRAAICIDNARRYTREHSMVLALQHSLLPHSFPDQNAVEVAYRYLPAESGVGGDWFDVIPLSSSRVALVVGDVVGHGLHAAATMGRLRTAARNFAELDLAPDEVLTCLDNLVARLDRDEGGEEPSAGNTGIIGATCLYAVYDPTSQQCVMARAGHPPPALVHPDGTVAFPDLPAGPPLGLGGLPFETAEFHLPEGSQLILYTDGLIGDRRRDVDTALDRFHRALAHPNRPPEDTCEEVLRTVVPDHPTDDIALLVARTHALDEHRVATWELPADPALVSGVRASVARQLAVWGLEEAAFATELLLSELVTNAIRYGTAPIQVRLLYDRTLTCEVSDASSTAPHLRHAATTDEGGRGLFLVAQLSQAWGTRYTGNGKAIWAECALELSGGNPVIALPDFDEIPAI; encoded by the coding sequence ATGGGGCTCGTGGGAGTTGACATCGGCCCCGCACGTGCCCGTGACCAGTTCCTTCGCGGCGAGTCTGTCGAGGGCGCCGTGCGCGGCCCGATCCTGGACTCCTGGCAGCGTTCCCTCTCACTGGGGCTCGCCCCGGACGGATGCGAGCTGCCCTACCGCCGTGACATCGACCGGGACGGCCGGCTCGTGCACGCCGCCGGGCCCGTACTGGACCGACTGGAGGCCCTGTTCGCGGGCCGGAACATGAACGTGTCCCTGGCTGATGGGCACGGAGCCGTCCTGCAACGCCGCTTCGGCGAGACCTCCCAGGTCAGGCGGCTGGCCGCGATCCAGAGCGTGCCGGGCTTCGTGTTCGCCGAGCGGTTCGGCGGGACCAACGGCATCGGTCTGGCGCTCGCGGAGCGTCAACTGGTCAACGTGTACGGCGCCGAGCACTTCGCCGAACGCTCCCAGTCCAACGCCTGCTCGGCCATACCCGTCCGGGACCTGCTCAGCGGGCGCATCGAGGGCATCCTCTGCTTCGGCTATCCGCTCACCGACGTGGACGCGGCGCTGAACACCGTGATCCGCAGAGCGGCCGGGGCCATCGAACGGCGGCTGCTGGAGCAGAGTTCGTCACGGGAGCGCGCCCTGCTGGAGGCGTATCTGGACACCAGGCGCCGCACGCCGGCCGGCGACGGACGGCTCGGCGAGCTGGCCGAGAGCGGACTGGACTGGCGGGACCAGATGATCCTCAAGGAGCGGGCCGCCGATCTGATCTCCCTGGCCCAGCGCGCCGCCATAGAGGTTCCCCTCCCGAGCGGCCGACGGGTAACCCTGCTCAGCCGCCCGGTGACGAGCGAGTCCGGGGTGGAGGGCATCGTCATCGAAGCGGTCTTCCCGGCGCGGGACCAGCGCCTCGCCGTCCCGGCCGCGGCCGGCCCCTCGGTCAGCCCCCTGGCCGGGCAGGTCCTCGACCCCGGCGTCCCACCCCTCAGGCACCCACCGGAGACCGTCCCCGGACGAGCGGCCACGACAGCACGCGCACCCGGCGCCGCCGAGCCTGCCGCGGACCGGTCGACCAGCGGGCTGGTGCTGGTGGGCGAGCCGGGAGTGGGCACGTACGCCGTGGCGGCCCGGCGCCGCCTGGAGCTGCTGTCCGAGGCCAGCACCCGCATCGGCACCACCCTGGACGTGAGCCGCACCGCCGAGGAACTCGCCGAGATGGCCGTCCCGCGCCTGGCCGACTTCGTCACCATCGACCTTCCCGGGGCCGTACTGCGCGGCGAGGAACCGGCCGATCCGCGCACCGGCCTGCACCGCACCGTGGTCCACGGCTACCGCGAGGACTGCCCCTTCTACCCTGCCGGCGAGCCGGTCGACCTGCGCCCCAGCACGCCCCAACTCCGTTGCCTGGCCGCCGGGGAGCCGGTGCTCGAACCCGACCTGCGTACCGCCGCGGGCTGGATCGCCCAGGATCCCGCGCACGCCCAGGACCTCCTCGACCACAACGTCCACTCCCTCATCGCCGTCCCCCTCGTCGCCCGCGGCATCGCCCTGGGCGTGGCGAGCTTCTACCGCTCGCGGGACCCCGCCCCCTTCGGGGACGACGACCGTGCCCTGGCCCAGGAACTCGCCACCCGCGCCGCCATCTGCATCGACAACGCCCGCCGCTACACCCGCGAGCACAGCATGGTGCTGGCCCTGCAGCACAGCCTGCTGCCGCACAGCTTCCCCGACCAGAACGCCGTCGAGGTCGCCTACCGCTACCTGCCGGCCGAATCGGGAGTCGGCGGAGACTGGTTCGACGTCATCCCCCTGTCCAGCAGCCGCGTCGCCCTCGTCGTCGGCGATGTCGTCGGGCACGGGCTGCACGCCGCCGCCACCATGGGCCGACTGCGCACCGCCGCCCGCAACTTCGCCGAACTCGACCTCGCCCCCGACGAAGTCCTCACCTGCCTCGACAACCTCGTGGCGCGCCTCGACCGGGACGAGGGCGGCGAGGAACCCTCCGCCGGCAACACCGGCATCATCGGCGCCACCTGTCTGTACGCCGTCTACGACCCCACGTCGCAGCAGTGCGTCATGGCCCGCGCCGGCCACCCCCCACCGGCACTGGTCCACCCCGACGGCACCGTCGCCTTCCCGGATCTGCCCGCCGGACCGCCCCTGGGCCTGGGCGGCCTGCCCTTCGAGACCGCCGAATTCCATCTGCCCGAAGGCAGCCAGCTGATCCTCTACACCGACGGCCTCATCGGAGACCGCCGCCGCGACGTCGACACGGCCCTCGACCGGTTCCACCGGGCCCTGGCACACCCGAACCGACCGCCCGAGGACACCTGCGAGGAAGTCCTCCGTACCGTGGTGCCCGACCACCCCACCGACGACATCGCGCTGCTCGTCGCCCGTACCCACGCGCTGGACGAACACCGGGTCGCCACCTGGGAGCTGCCCGCCGACCCGGCGCTGGTCTCCGGCGTCCGCGCCTCCGTCGCCCGTCAACTGGCCGTATGGGGGCTGGAGGAGGCCGCCTTCGCCACCGAACTGCTGCTCAGCGAGCTGGTCACCAATGCCATCCGCTACGGCACCGCCCCCATCCAGGTACGCCTGCTCTACGACCGCACACTGACCTGCGAGGTCTCCGACGCCAGCAGCACCGCCCCGCACCTGCGCCATGCGGCCACCACCGACGAGGGCGGTCGCGGACTGTTCCTCGTCGCCCAGCTGTCCCAGGCATGGGGCACCCGCTACACCGGCAACGGGAAAGCCATCTGGGCCGAGTGCGCCCTGGAACTCTCCGGAGGAAACCCCGTCATCGCCCTACCGGATTTCGACGAAATTCCCGCTATCTGA
- a CDS encoding sugar ABC transporter ATP-binding protein has product MHDDASDHPPPAHRGPRPLVRIRGLSKRFGGTLALDAVDLDIHSGSILALLGPNGAGKSTLIKVLAGVHHADGGEVTVRGHRLGTEAAARAMSFIHQDLGLVEWMTVAENIALGTGYPRRAGLLSWRLTRQQGAEALGIVAAHLDPRATLAGLPRAERSLVAIARALSTRAELIVLDEPTASLPAADCARLFGVLHTLRDQGRAIVYVTHRLDEVYQVADAFAVLRDGRLISQGPLADRSPARLVRDIVGHEPGRYRPAPAAGRPVLCLDRVRTGNTAPVSLELHAGEILGMVGLTGAGHLELGRALAGARPLLGGRALLDGRPYAPRTVAAAVASGVGLVTGNRQEEGCAAELTVRENILANPRADGLPALHWISPRRERAKATALIDRVAVRPRDSEAPLSALSGGNQQKVMVGRWLRISRKLLILEEPTAGVDVGAKSAIYRMLQDALADGLAVLLLSTDFEEVANVCHRALVFVRGAVTTELSGEALTVAGLARASSAMPALTGTTGP; this is encoded by the coding sequence GTGCACGACGACGCTTCCGACCACCCCCCTCCCGCGCACCGCGGCCCCCGGCCTCTCGTCCGCATCCGCGGCCTCAGCAAGCGGTTCGGCGGCACACTCGCGCTGGACGCGGTCGACCTCGACATCCACTCCGGCAGCATCCTCGCCCTGCTCGGTCCCAACGGCGCCGGAAAGTCCACCCTCATCAAGGTGCTCGCAGGCGTCCATCACGCGGACGGGGGCGAGGTGACGGTCCGCGGCCATCGGCTCGGCACCGAAGCAGCCGCCCGCGCCATGTCCTTCATCCACCAGGACCTGGGACTCGTGGAGTGGATGACGGTAGCCGAGAACATCGCCCTGGGCACCGGCTATCCACGCCGGGCCGGGCTGCTGTCCTGGCGGTTGACCCGGCAGCAGGGCGCCGAGGCCCTGGGCATCGTCGCCGCGCACCTCGACCCGCGCGCCACCCTCGCCGGCCTGCCGCGAGCCGAACGCTCCCTGGTAGCCATCGCCCGCGCGCTGTCCACACGGGCCGAACTCATCGTCCTCGACGAGCCGACCGCCAGTCTTCCGGCCGCCGACTGCGCCCGGCTCTTCGGCGTCCTGCACACCCTGCGCGACCAGGGCCGCGCCATCGTCTACGTCACCCACCGGCTCGACGAGGTCTACCAGGTCGCCGACGCCTTCGCCGTCCTGCGCGACGGCCGCCTCATCAGCCAGGGCCCGCTCGCCGACCGCAGCCCCGCCCGACTGGTCCGCGACATCGTGGGCCACGAACCCGGCCGGTACCGGCCCGCCCCCGCCGCGGGCCGCCCCGTCCTGTGTCTGGACCGCGTACGGACCGGCAACACGGCACCGGTCAGCCTGGAACTGCACGCCGGCGAGATCCTCGGGATGGTGGGGCTCACCGGCGCCGGACACCTGGAACTGGGCCGCGCCCTCGCCGGTGCCCGGCCCCTCCTCGGTGGACGGGCCCTGCTCGACGGACGGCCATACGCACCGCGCACGGTGGCCGCCGCGGTCGCCTCCGGCGTCGGCCTGGTGACCGGCAACCGTCAGGAGGAGGGCTGCGCCGCCGAACTGACCGTACGGGAGAACATCCTGGCCAACCCCCGGGCCGACGGCCTCCCGGCCCTCCACTGGATCAGCCCCCGGCGCGAGCGGGCCAAGGCCACCGCCCTGATCGACCGGGTCGCGGTGCGCCCGCGGGACAGCGAAGCACCTCTCTCCGCCCTGTCCGGGGGCAACCAGCAGAAGGTCATGGTCGGCCGGTGGCTCCGGATCAGCCGCAAGCTGCTGATCCTCGAAGAGCCGACCGCCGGGGTGGACGTCGGCGCCAAGTCGGCGATCTACCGCATGCTCCAGGACGCGCTGGCCGACGGCCTCGCCGTCCTGCTCCTCTCCACCGACTTCGAGGAGGTCGCCAACGTGTGCCACCGTGCCCTGGTATTCGTCCGCGGGGCGGTGACGACGGAGCTGAGCGGCGAGGCCCTCACCGTCGCCGGGCTCGCCCGCGCCTCCTCGGCCATGCCCGCACTCACCGGGACGACGGGGCCATGA